A window of the Syntrophothermus lipocalidus DSM 12680 genome harbors these coding sequences:
- a CDS encoding DegT/DnrJ/EryC1/StrS family aminotransferase has translation MGEEEKMRVLEVLDSGELASGYWTRQFENSFAEYLGIRHAVATSSGTAALQAAVESVGLVRGDKVFTTPFTFISTVSVLVACGLVPVFVDIDAETYNLDPERLAEAMEEYPEAKGVMVVHLYGLPADVNTIAELAEKRGMLVIEDCAQAHGARVKDRHVGTFGKAGAFSFYGSKNITTGEGGMVVTDDDLLAEKVRMFVNHGQRERYHYEVLGYNFRMSNVNAAIGLEQVKKLDFINRKRRENAAYFNRHIDNPLVLLPKEPEGYYHVYHQYTVRVMGDRNRFVQHLVNNGIGCGIYYPSCLTEQPIFQRAGYIDTGTDIARQAARQVVSLPVYPGLGLEELERIVLAVNSYRE, from the coding sequence ATCGGGGAAGAAGAAAAAATGAGGGTGTTAGAAGTTCTTGATTCGGGTGAACTTGCTTCTGGGTACTGGACCAGACAGTTCGAAAACAGCTTTGCCGAGTACTTAGGCATTAGACATGCGGTTGCAACTTCGTCGGGAACAGCGGCTTTACAAGCTGCCGTGGAAAGTGTGGGGCTGGTCCGGGGTGACAAGGTATTTACCACTCCGTTTACCTTTATATCTACGGTGAGTGTTTTGGTAGCCTGCGGCTTGGTGCCGGTATTTGTCGATATAGATGCTGAAACATACAACCTTGATCCTGAGAGACTAGCTGAAGCAATGGAAGAGTATCCGGAAGCGAAGGGCGTGATGGTCGTTCACCTTTACGGGTTGCCCGCAGATGTCAACACTATCGCGGAATTGGCTGAAAAAAGAGGTATGCTGGTTATTGAAGACTGCGCTCAAGCTCACGGTGCCCGCGTAAAAGATAGGCATGTGGGAACCTTTGGCAAAGCTGGGGCTTTCAGCTTTTACGGAAGTAAAAACATTACTACAGGAGAAGGAGGGATGGTAGTCACCGACGATGACTTGCTGGCAGAGAAGGTACGCATGTTCGTCAATCACGGGCAAAGAGAGCGGTATCATTACGAGGTTTTAGGGTACAATTTCCGAATGAGCAATGTTAATGCTGCAATAGGTCTTGAACAAGTGAAAAAGCTCGACTTCATCAACCGAAAACGCAGAGAGAACGCCGCGTATTTCAACCGACACATTGACAACCCGCTTGTGCTTCTTCCCAAAGAGCCTGAAGGGTACTATCATGTTTACCACCAGTACACGGTTAGAGTTATGGGCGACAGAAACCGCTTCGTGCAGCATCTTGTTAATAACGGGATCGGTTGCGGGATATACTACCCGTCTTGTCTAACGGAGCAGCCGATCTTCCAACGCGCAGGTTATATAGATACCGGAACCGACATCGCCAGGCAGGCGGCAAGGCAAGTGGTGTCCCTTCCCGTTTATCCCGGATTGGGTTTAGAGGAACTGGAAAGGATAGTGCTGGCTGTGAACAGCTATAGGGAGTGA
- a CDS encoding Gfo/Idh/MocA family protein: protein MEVGIVGIGAWGANYVRVFGEIPEVTEIHCFDLNRMRLGELERQWKKVKVSNSLRDIWHNPQISLVVIATPARFHYSQVREALLNRKHVLVEKPFANNYEEAKELFDIAAERGVVLRVGHIMLHNPAYKKLKEVVVSGDLGCLSYLRFERTHLGVVREDVDILDDLGPHDLSMLLDLTGECPDEVWAKGMGVVGQKGLDSVIMMLLFRSGLYAYLYFSWLEPLKVRKCVVVGNKKMAVFDDMEPTHKVRVYDYEVTQNFQKQPGRFYYSCGNIICPFVDWKEPLKEQCLDVLQAINSGKTYNPELPLMVQAVMDGARYSLVRGGQGVDIRCLLNDAAAETSERQKRVCADE, encoded by the coding sequence TTGGAGGTCGGAATAGTAGGCATCGGAGCCTGGGGAGCTAATTATGTCAGGGTGTTTGGGGAAATACCCGAGGTCACAGAGATACACTGCTTCGATTTGAACAGGATGAGGTTAGGTGAATTAGAGCGTCAGTGGAAAAAGGTCAAGGTATCGAATAGCTTGCGGGATATATGGCACAATCCCCAAATTAGCTTGGTAGTTATTGCGACCCCGGCGAGGTTCCATTACTCGCAGGTTCGAGAGGCCTTGCTCAACCGCAAGCACGTGCTGGTGGAAAAACCTTTTGCCAACAACTACGAAGAAGCGAAAGAATTGTTCGATATCGCCGCCGAGCGGGGAGTGGTCCTGAGAGTTGGTCATATTATGCTGCACAACCCTGCGTACAAGAAGTTGAAAGAGGTAGTGGTGTCCGGAGATCTAGGGTGCTTATCTTACTTGCGATTTGAACGAACTCATCTAGGGGTGGTTAGAGAAGATGTAGATATATTGGATGATTTAGGACCTCATGACTTGTCCATGTTGCTGGATTTGACCGGAGAATGTCCGGATGAGGTTTGGGCTAAAGGGATGGGCGTTGTGGGCCAGAAGGGGCTCGATTCGGTTATCATGATGCTGTTGTTTCGTTCAGGGTTGTATGCCTACCTGTACTTCAGTTGGCTGGAACCGCTGAAGGTTCGCAAGTGTGTGGTCGTAGGAAACAAAAAAATGGCAGTATTCGATGACATGGAACCCACTCACAAAGTAAGGGTCTACGATTATGAAGTAACTCAGAACTTTCAAAAACAGCCCGGAAGGTTTTATTACTCTTGTGGAAACATAATATGTCCTTTTGTTGATTGGAAAGAGCCCTTGAAGGAGCAGTGTCTGGATGTACTTCAGGCCATAAACTCAGGGAAAACCTATAACCCTGAACTGCCTCTGATGGTACAGGCGGTTATGGACGGAGCTCGCTATTCTTTGGTTCGGGGTGGGCAAGGTGTGGATATTCGCTGTTTATTGAATGATGCCGCAGCTGAAACGAGCGAACGACAGAAAAGAGTGTGTGCGGATGAATAG
- a CDS encoding glycosyltransferase: protein MIVKNEANNLPRCLESIAEIAQQIVVVDTGSIDDTVDIAGRHGAEIFYFSWNDSFSDARNHSLAFARGQWILVMDADDELVQEDIPKLKELMSTETAEAYFLQTINSNDLHGCHRGTCHLTLRLFRNRPEYRYIGRIHESIIPSIVEHAGQKAIKVAPEVRIIHYGYAKQEVEQKNKIWRNLSLLNKELESRPPDSFLYYNLGVEYFRLGDYAKALEYFDQAEADIRWEAAFAPSLVRKKADCLAFMDRNREAIQYLEKALDLYPDYTDLVYRLGLVYMGNHDLLRAVQCFHKCLNMGESPPHYPHEEGINSYLAYQALGNAYEMMLERDRAVSAFRCQLISKPTDLQPVANIIRLLLVEKGLDATLSYLDTWFDFSTPAANLGVSDLFLLHYCPTAALKFLDRAVNLGTTGDYCHALKGEALLLAGRYKEALAELEAVAPESPYYSRTLRNRCLLLWASGCYDEARSLIEHLWSPEPARDVYLVAQGALEGSSLPLSLPVGESTFNLSLYLNLLEKCICLRNWDLVKKLSSVAENFPELSPALGKALYRQGCPNQAAEWLDRGYSFALANQDQEALLMLARILRKKGMFYRAKQVLKETINQMPAELEAFIELADVYHEQALQAVGRVPGTDVLVSLLKKEIHPRLSVCMIVKDEAEFLPRCLASIREIADEIVVVDTGSTDNTPEIALMNGARLFKIKWPEDFAAARNFALDQATGDWILIIDADEELNPNDKAKIRKLLYTEGIEGFCFQIVNFYGQEAGPDFMTDIACRLFRNRPYYRFRRSLHEQVVDGIIARSGPSSVKIANVRILHYGYLSPVAARKKKLERNLPIVQRALALDPENRFLYYSLGVELLNAGRYEEALLNLERCYQPGLSYSSDVVLKKIVCLKEMSRFAEALALIEESLVHYPQFTDLVFLQGEISFQLGEYEKAASCFRQCLQMGDAPVIYCGTNGVGTFRAWDFLGQTLESLGQDLEAEQAYQQALIANPKYHQPLYRWARLLRRRQTATEVADTLKNYIDLSDPSALLLLADVFMSTLDYQESLDFVYAARQKITKNPVLEQRCLYMEGLCLAYLRRFSESAELFRTVPPRSHYYVSCLVWQYILALTVQDQDTALLILDKLIQANNTLGRRFLAAHQAAFGREHKSVYAPDLLAVMEEIGDRLNSIGATELAGQVLAAAQSLSKTNPAFPATKA, encoded by the coding sequence ATGATAGTTAAAAACGAAGCTAATAACCTGCCCCGTTGTCTTGAAAGCATTGCCGAAATCGCTCAACAAATAGTAGTTGTCGACACTGGTTCCATCGACGACACGGTGGATATCGCAGGCCGGCACGGGGCGGAAATCTTCTATTTTTCATGGAACGACAGTTTCAGCGATGCCAGAAATCACTCGCTCGCTTTCGCCCGCGGCCAGTGGATCCTTGTTATGGACGCAGACGACGAACTCGTCCAAGAAGATATTCCAAAATTGAAGGAGTTAATGAGTACGGAAACGGCCGAAGCATATTTCTTGCAGACTATTAACTCGAACGATCTTCACGGCTGCCATCGCGGAACCTGTCACCTGACCCTGCGGTTATTCCGCAATCGTCCCGAATACCGCTACATCGGGAGAATTCACGAATCTATAATTCCGTCCATTGTAGAACACGCAGGACAAAAAGCGATCAAGGTAGCACCCGAGGTCCGAATTATTCATTACGGTTATGCCAAGCAAGAAGTCGAGCAAAAGAATAAGATATGGCGCAACCTGAGTCTGCTGAACAAAGAGCTGGAGTCCCGACCCCCGGACAGCTTCTTATATTACAACCTGGGAGTAGAATACTTCCGGCTGGGAGATTATGCCAAGGCGCTTGAATACTTTGACCAGGCCGAAGCAGACATCCGTTGGGAAGCAGCCTTTGCTCCCTCTCTGGTCAGGAAGAAAGCAGATTGCCTCGCGTTTATGGACAGGAACCGAGAGGCCATTCAGTACCTGGAGAAAGCGCTCGACCTATATCCCGATTACACCGACCTGGTTTACCGACTGGGTTTAGTTTATATGGGAAACCATGATCTGCTGCGAGCAGTCCAATGTTTCCACAAATGCCTGAACATGGGGGAATCTCCCCCTCATTATCCACACGAAGAAGGGATAAACAGCTACCTTGCGTACCAGGCATTAGGCAACGCGTATGAAATGATGCTGGAAAGAGACCGGGCTGTCAGTGCCTTCAGGTGTCAGCTTATCTCTAAGCCGACCGACCTGCAACCTGTTGCCAACATTATTCGTTTGCTTCTCGTGGAAAAAGGTCTCGATGCTACTTTGAGCTACCTGGATACTTGGTTTGATTTTTCAACCCCGGCTGCCAATCTGGGGGTCAGTGACCTGTTCTTGCTTCATTATTGCCCTACCGCCGCCTTAAAGTTCCTGGACCGAGCCGTTAATCTGGGGACAACCGGGGATTACTGCCATGCCCTCAAAGGGGAAGCATTGTTGTTAGCCGGCCGCTACAAAGAAGCCCTGGCAGAATTGGAGGCAGTTGCCCCGGAAAGCCCCTACTATTCTCGAACTCTTCGCAATCGGTGCCTGCTGTTGTGGGCAAGCGGCTGCTATGATGAAGCAAGGTCCCTTATCGAACACCTGTGGTCACCTGAACCGGCCAGAGACGTTTACCTCGTAGCCCAGGGCGCGCTGGAGGGCTCTTCTCTGCCTCTCTCTTTGCCGGTCGGAGAATCAACGTTCAACCTAAGCCTGTACTTAAACCTACTTGAAAAGTGCATTTGCCTAAGAAACTGGGACCTGGTTAAGAAACTGTCGTCGGTGGCTGAAAACTTCCCCGAACTGAGTCCGGCGCTGGGCAAAGCTCTTTATCGTCAAGGCTGCCCGAACCAAGCGGCCGAATGGCTTGACCGCGGATACTCTTTTGCCCTGGCCAACCAGGATCAAGAAGCCTTGCTGATGCTTGCGCGTATACTTCGAAAGAAAGGAATGTTTTATCGGGCAAAACAAGTCCTTAAAGAAACGATAAATCAGATGCCAGCGGAACTCGAAGCCTTTATAGAACTAGCCGACGTGTATCACGAACAGGCACTACAGGCTGTTGGCAGAGTTCCGGGGACCGATGTTCTGGTCTCTTTGCTGAAAAAAGAGATACATCCCCGGCTGAGCGTATGTATGATTGTTAAAGATGAAGCCGAATTCTTACCTCGTTGTTTGGCGAGTATAAGGGAAATCGCCGACGAAATAGTCGTTGTTGATACTGGATCCACTGATAACACCCCCGAAATCGCCTTGATGAATGGAGCAAGGCTGTTTAAGATAAAGTGGCCAGAGGACTTCGCCGCTGCCCGTAACTTTGCCCTGGACCAGGCGACCGGGGACTGGATTCTCATCATCGACGCTGACGAAGAGCTGAATCCAAACGATAAAGCCAAGATACGAAAACTCCTGTATACGGAAGGGATCGAGGGGTTCTGCTTCCAAATCGTCAACTTCTATGGACAGGAAGCAGGACCCGATTTCATGACTGACATCGCCTGCCGGCTTTTCCGAAACCGGCCTTATTACCGGTTCAGACGGTCACTACACGAACAGGTAGTTGACGGAATAATCGCCCGTTCAGGGCCTTCTTCGGTAAAGATCGCAAATGTGAGAATTCTTCATTACGGCTATCTGAGCCCGGTTGCAGCCCGTAAGAAGAAGCTAGAGCGTAATCTGCCCATCGTTCAAAGGGCTCTTGCCCTGGACCCGGAGAACAGGTTTCTATACTACAGCCTGGGAGTAGAATTACTAAACGCCGGTCGTTATGAGGAAGCACTGCTCAACCTGGAACGATGTTACCAGCCCGGACTGAGCTACTCTTCTGATGTGGTGCTGAAGAAAATCGTGTGTCTTAAGGAAATGTCCCGGTTTGCGGAAGCGCTGGCTCTGATCGAGGAGTCTCTTGTTCATTACCCTCAGTTCACGGATCTCGTCTTTCTACAAGGGGAGATATCCTTTCAACTGGGCGAGTATGAGAAAGCTGCTAGCTGTTTTCGGCAGTGCCTGCAAATGGGTGATGCACCTGTTATCTACTGCGGAACCAATGGAGTGGGAACCTTCCGCGCCTGGGATTTCCTGGGGCAAACCCTGGAATCTCTAGGTCAAGACCTGGAAGCCGAACAAGCCTACCAGCAAGCCCTGATTGCCAACCCCAAGTACCATCAACCTCTTTACCGTTGGGCCCGCCTGCTCCGTCGCCGGCAAACTGCAACAGAGGTCGCCGACACCCTGAAGAATTATATTGACTTGTCTGATCCTTCGGCCCTACTGTTGCTGGCTGACGTTTTTATGAGTACCCTTGACTACCAAGAATCTCTCGACTTCGTTTATGCAGCCCGCCAAAAAATCACTAAAAACCCTGTTCTGGAACAACGTTGTCTTTATATGGAAGGGTTGTGCTTGGCTTATCTGAGACGTTTCTCCGAGTCCGCCGAACTCTTTAGAACAGTTCCCCCCCGCAGTCATTACTACGTTTCCTGCCTTGTCTGGCAATACATCCTGGCTTTGACTGTACAAGACCAGGACACCGCTCTTCTAATCCTGGATAAACTGATCCAAGCGAACAACACCCTAGGCCGCCGTTTTCTGGCTGCACATCAGGCAGCTTTCGGTCGTGAACACAAATCAGTTTATGCCCCGGACTTACTGGCTGTGATGGAGGAAATAGGAGACCGACTGAATTCCATAGGAGCCACCGAACTAGCCGGGCAGGTGCTGGCAGCCGCGCAGTCGCTCTCGAAAACTAACCCTGCCTTCCCTGCAACCAAAGCTTGA
- a CDS encoding acyltransferase, whose product MSNASVHPSAEVSPQATIGEGSLIWNQVQIREDAVIGENCIIGKDVYIDKGVRVGNRVKIQNGVSVYRGVTIEDDVFVGPGCVFANDRYPRAFSADWEIVPTVIRRGASLGANCTIVCGVTIGQYAVVGAGSVVTRDVPDFALVFGNPARVKGRVCLCGRVLKRRWPRTPVRERQTCSKCGRLLTAKPTEPVLNG is encoded by the coding sequence GTGAGCAATGCATCAGTACATCCTTCGGCAGAGGTGTCTCCCCAGGCGACAATAGGAGAGGGCAGCTTGATCTGGAACCAAGTTCAGATACGAGAAGACGCAGTCATTGGTGAAAACTGTATTATCGGCAAAGATGTTTACATCGATAAAGGGGTTCGAGTGGGCAACCGGGTAAAGATTCAAAACGGAGTGTCGGTTTATAGGGGTGTCACTATTGAGGATGACGTATTTGTAGGTCCAGGTTGCGTTTTTGCCAATGACCGTTATCCACGCGCTTTCTCCGCAGACTGGGAAATCGTTCCAACAGTAATAAGACGGGGTGCATCCCTTGGGGCCAACTGTACAATCGTCTGCGGCGTGACCATAGGGCAGTATGCCGTAGTTGGGGCAGGATCTGTCGTAACCAGGGATGTGCCGGACTTTGCCCTGGTATTCGGCAACCCGGCGCGAGTAAAAGGGCGTGTGTGTTTGTGCGGAAGGGTCCTGAAACGGAGATGGCCAAGGACTCCAGTTCGTGAGAGGCAAACATGCTCGAAGTGTGGTCGCCTTCTAACGGCTAAACCGACTGAGCCCGTGTTAAATGGCTAA
- a CDS encoding DUF6385 domain-containing protein has protein sequence MPNNLVFNREPDQLKIQIYGSDTSNPISTTNGRLNIESISDTVSVTFTGSVSVTVTDLDIRDLAYTQDTVRIYGSETYPISTTQGRLNIESISAEVSITSTDLDIRDLAYTQDTVRIYGSETYPLATTTGWLNILNRSRYMAESSALTVTGSSSAYNGILASDISDKSMVSFAVHNKGSSEVSIRVEVSPDNTLWITDSSAFTLAGNAATVFVPKYFLKYARIAYAALIDGSAFTFDAWYQAQV, from the coding sequence ATGCCCAACAACCTTGTATTCAATCGAGAACCGGACCAACTAAAAATTCAAATCTATGGAAGCGATACCAGTAACCCAATTTCAACTACCAACGGCCGTCTGAATATCGAGAGTATTTCCGATACCGTATCCGTTACTTTTACCGGTTCTGTATCAGTTACGGTTACCGACCTGGACATCCGCGATTTGGCTTATACCCAGGATACTGTCCGCATCTACGGCTCCGAAACCTATCCGATTTCTACTACCCAGGGGCGCCTCAACATCGAGAGCATCTCGGCTGAAGTCTCCATTACCTCGACTGACCTGGACATCCGCGACTTAGCCTATACTCAGGACACGGTCCGCATCTACGGTTCCGAAACTTATCCCTTGGCTACCACAACCGGGTGGCTGAATATCCTCAACCGGTCAAGGTATATGGCAGAAAGTTCTGCCCTCACAGTCACCGGGTCGTCGAGCGCATACAACGGTATACTTGCTTCTGATATTTCGGATAAATCGATGGTCTCGTTTGCTGTTCATAATAAAGGATCTTCCGAAGTCAGTATCCGGGTAGAGGTAAGTCCGGATAACACCCTTTGGATAACCGACTCTTCCGCTTTCACCCTAGCCGGCAATGCCGCCACTGTGTTCGTTCCCAAGTATTTTCTCAAGTATGCCCGTATCGCATACGCAGCCCTTATCGACGGCTCAGCCTTCACCTTTGACGCTTGGTACCAGGCACAGGTCTAA
- the yedE gene encoding YedE family putative selenium transporter: protein MQREKLLFAVTGVVIGGLAVLLVLSGNPANMGMCIACFLRDITGSLGLHRAGVVQYMRPEILGLSLGAFVTALGAREFRSRGGSAPFVRFFLGMFMMIGALMFLGCPLRDILRISGGDLNAVVGLFGFVSGVLWGVFFLRQGFNLGAARLEPTTQAGGYLFVALVTVMLFLLVAGINFNPEAGGPLFFSKEGPGSMHAPIWIALAAGLVIGFLAQRARLCLSGGFRDFFLIRETGMLLAYGGILVTALILNIVFGKFNLGFANQPVAHTNHIFNFLGLFLLGQCAVFLGGCPLRQIVMASEGDMDAAVAVAGMVAGAAVAHNFMLAASPKGPTGFGEIAVIAGILIVSLIGWAYREEV, encoded by the coding sequence TTGCAGAGGGAAAAGTTGTTGTTTGCCGTGACCGGAGTTGTAATCGGTGGGCTGGCGGTGTTGTTGGTTTTGTCTGGAAATCCCGCCAACATGGGCATGTGTATCGCCTGTTTCCTGCGGGATATCACCGGCAGTCTGGGCCTGCACCGAGCAGGTGTAGTGCAGTACATGCGTCCGGAGATCCTGGGACTTTCGTTAGGGGCGTTCGTTACGGCTTTAGGAGCCCGCGAGTTTAGAAGCCGCGGGGGATCTGCTCCATTCGTCCGGTTTTTCCTGGGAATGTTCATGATGATCGGGGCACTCATGTTCCTCGGCTGCCCCTTGCGCGACATCCTGCGGATAAGCGGCGGGGATTTGAATGCAGTGGTCGGTTTGTTCGGCTTCGTATCGGGCGTGCTCTGGGGGGTATTCTTCCTGCGCCAAGGATTCAACCTGGGTGCCGCCAGGCTGGAACCAACTACCCAGGCCGGAGGATACCTCTTCGTTGCACTGGTAACGGTGATGCTGTTCCTACTCGTGGCCGGAATCAACTTCAACCCGGAAGCGGGTGGACCCCTATTCTTTAGTAAAGAAGGACCCGGCAGCATGCACGCCCCCATATGGATCGCGTTAGCCGCAGGTCTGGTTATAGGGTTCCTCGCTCAAAGGGCCAGGTTGTGCCTGAGCGGAGGCTTTCGAGATTTCTTCCTTATTAGAGAAACCGGAATGCTTCTCGCCTACGGCGGCATCCTAGTTACAGCTCTGATACTTAACATAGTATTTGGCAAGTTCAACCTCGGCTTCGCGAACCAACCGGTGGCCCATACCAACCACATCTTTAACTTTCTGGGCCTGTTTTTGCTGGGGCAATGCGCGGTGTTTCTGGGCGGATGTCCCCTGCGCCAGATCGTAATGGCCAGTGAAGGAGACATGGATGCCGCTGTCGCGGTAGCAGGCATGGTCGCAGGCGCGGCTGTCGCCCACAATTTCATGCTGGCAGCCAGCCCCAAAGGTCCTACCGGGTTCGGTGAAATAGCCGTCATCGCCGGTATTCTCATCGTAAGCCTTATCGGCTGGGCTTACCGGGAGGAGGTATAA
- a CDS encoding phospholipase C zinc-binding protein encodes MKRVLGVMLGALVFLTVLGSAPALAYNDYTHRQIASQGIVLIRNSDDPRIRAYASDLYKPFNVVKNRRIVSMTPAQILMDFSTQPDKDETSGWYEGHFYSPTFGTNYRGNRYPTARSNFTEHYNKALTQYRKGCYEQAWQELGRAIHYLGDLHAPHHVWNFPFGGNGVKESIKCHSTLESYYDGRAGFYVATCINQDELRQICSNNLDSEAHRWAAITEKSSYYLGTMEFDKLKAKEQKPAFERMAGPCSIVAQQRAAAVYLRFLNDVGIYH; translated from the coding sequence ATGAAGCGGGTACTAGGAGTAATGTTAGGGGCGCTGGTCTTCCTGACGGTATTGGGGAGCGCCCCGGCGTTGGCTTATAACGACTACACCCATAGGCAAATAGCCAGTCAGGGTATCGTACTTATCAGAAACAGTGACGATCCTAGAATCAGAGCTTATGCGAGCGATTTATACAAACCCTTTAATGTAGTTAAGAATCGTAGAATTGTAAGCATGACACCGGCACAGATACTGATGGATTTCTCGACTCAACCTGATAAAGATGAAACGAGCGGGTGGTACGAAGGGCATTTTTACAGTCCCACATTCGGTACTAATTACAGAGGTAACCGGTATCCTACTGCACGGTCAAACTTTACCGAGCATTATAACAAGGCATTAACACAATACCGAAAGGGATGTTACGAACAAGCTTGGCAGGAATTAGGAAGAGCCATACACTATTTAGGTGACCTACACGCGCCGCACCATGTATGGAATTTTCCCTTTGGGGGTAATGGAGTAAAAGAATCAATAAAATGCCATTCAACCTTAGAGTCTTACTACGACGGAAGAGCAGGGTTTTATGTTGCCACGTGCATTAACCAAGATGAACTAAGACAAATTTGCTCAAACAATTTAGACAGCGAGGCCCACAGGTGGGCTGCGATAACTGAGAAATCGTCATATTATCTTGGAACAATGGAATTTGACAAATTAAAAGCCAAAGAGCAAAAACCAGCGTTCGAGAGAATGGCCGGCCCTTGTTCTATAGTAGCACAGCAGAGAGCAGCAGCCGTTTATCTTAGGTTCCTTAATGATGTTGGGATCTATCACTAG
- a CDS encoding sulfurtransferase TusA family protein — protein MEILDVRGLSCPLPVLKVKKSLDKGATDLRVIGSAQVAFENVTRFARSQGLEVNVLSHSPHEWEIELKRTGR, from the coding sequence ATGGAAATTCTCGATGTCAGGGGACTGAGTTGTCCTTTGCCGGTGTTGAAAGTCAAGAAAAGCCTGGACAAAGGAGCTACCGACTTGCGAGTCATAGGCTCAGCCCAAGTGGCCTTTGAAAACGTAACCAGGTTTGCACGCTCACAAGGTTTAGAAGTTAACGTTCTTTCGCACTCCCCACATGAATGGGAAATCGAGCTAAAGAGGACGGGCCGTTAA
- a CDS encoding DUF6385 domain-containing protein, with protein MPVRSCVSTYVQSNLPELAPCRSRKLPVGLWFEIERGCRCEYMSYLFFHLPPVSDYYDIIAAHLILNPDNTPFVGNPPRKLNVQALSDNFKDCYTTYMSRPEGIGSTNIEVSMPWQPSQIMVDVTNIVKMWYSNILPNRGLALLPDRGGTQNGIWVFASPYHLNWSLHPVLHIYTDERCHACSFVETCNVTLTEQFSCTREVWCFSVWTFVVQNIGDKGVRVRLQDSPDGSVFFDEVPELELAPGKMEVLVNQYFTRFSRVKYRLAEGETGEGRIKLWLQGRQG; from the coding sequence GTGCCTGTACGATCATGCGTTAGCACCTATGTTCAAAGCAACCTGCCTGAACTGGCTCCGTGCCGTTCTAGGAAGCTGCCGGTCGGCCTTTGGTTTGAAATCGAGAGGGGATGTCGGTGCGAGTATATGTCCTATTTGTTTTTTCATCTTCCTCCAGTCTCCGACTACTACGACATCATTGCCGCCCATCTGATTCTGAATCCCGACAATACCCCTTTTGTCGGAAACCCACCCCGCAAGCTGAATGTCCAGGCACTTTCAGACAACTTTAAAGATTGTTATACCACCTACATGTCTAGGCCGGAAGGGATCGGCTCCACTAACATAGAAGTATCTATGCCCTGGCAGCCGAGTCAGATCATGGTTGACGTGACGAATATAGTAAAGATGTGGTATTCCAATATCTTACCTAACCGGGGATTGGCTTTGCTGCCTGACCGCGGAGGCACCCAGAACGGCATCTGGGTTTTTGCCAGTCCTTATCATCTTAATTGGTCGCTTCATCCCGTGTTGCATATTTACACGGACGAACGGTGTCACGCTTGTAGCTTCGTCGAAACATGTAATGTGACCTTGACCGAACAGTTCAGTTGTACCAGGGAGGTATGGTGTTTTTCCGTATGGACTTTTGTAGTGCAAAATATAGGTGACAAAGGGGTGCGGGTAAGGTTGCAGGACAGCCCGGATGGAAGCGTTTTCTTCGACGAGGTACCGGAATTAGAATTGGCTCCGGGGAAAATGGAGGTGCTCGTCAACCAGTACTTTACCCGTTTCAGTCGGGTAAAGTACAGGCTAGCCGAAGGGGAAACCGGCGAGGGCAGGATCAAGCTTTGGTTGCAGGGAAGGCAGGGTTAG